A genomic stretch from Penicillium digitatum chromosome 4, complete sequence includes:
- a CDS encoding Disheveled-associated activator of morphogenesis 2, translated as MDSTPELPVHTSEDLDKEQPVTQKISNPYPSHPIPQLQGPFEESIVETTDGSATNWVVDIDAQTRRRDLLKNEEYERLCGRKWRQRASEKYHPFWKLVSQMIFGVHLLAKSLAKSETSVMKILQKHVNELDGFLERTTEDFLIVRLDVHTRIQYLSLPLGNLDVFDEMLEDRNFRLSVVSYNDQIEHSIARFTLAITDSLKDLQKAKEALGALWFYFRKLTDDGCFKSESLRAFHQAMVDNVEGWIVALSKLRRRGTALQKALIQLGLATTEMQRRVGIASRKDVQSFIKHTSKAPDRNKSVKQRIFDRGQPISEKPLPLDPLSKSKRTPTASKQFESPPSTAKTQTSIPADQPIPSDGIRRRIMSRAKSCNVLPAEAGTGASNEPPPVPSTPGRLKRQLSKHFLPKRSVSEKLQARPKTAPSQPSRLSRNISIEQLRAFCATPRPRTGQSTVKSPTHARQEAHNQLASGQETMKNQISQFLKTDRVVEAWDNVSKTACCTPPITKTRDWPSSIFRTKSSTTLENKGNTSLPRPDLQRQMSWVQETFDVLPTYSFKTKPDMSPRIHVLSVQMTHEDTNWVAERETSLDQKSEHGLSITALPAVPPSIPSVS; from the exons ATGGATTCTACCCCGGAACTTCCCGTTCACACGTCCGAGGATCTCGACAAGGAGCAACCTGTCActcaaaaaatatccaatcCTTACCCATCCCATCCCATCCCCCAGCTCCAAGGCCCGTTTGAGGAATCAATCGTGGAAACGACCGATGGTTCAGCAACTAATTGGGTCGTTGACATCGATGCGCAAACCCGGCGGCGCGATCTATTGAAGAATGAAGAATACGAGCGGCTTTGTGGGCGAAAGTGGCGCCAAAGGGCCTCTGAAAA ATATCATCCGTTTTGGAAATTAGTTTCCCAAATGATCTTCGGAGTTCACCTCCTAGCCAAGAGCCTGGCAAAATCTGAAACGTCAGTTATGAAGATCCTACAGAAACATGTTAATGAGTTGGATGGCTTTTTGGAAAGGACCACCGAAGATTTCTTGATCGTCCGGTTAGACGTTCACACTCGAATTCAGTATCTTAGTCTACCACTGGGAAACCTCGATGTCTTCGATGAGATGCTGGAAGACCGGAATTTCCGGCTATCAGTTGTCTCTTACAATGATCAGATCGAACATTCTATTGCCAGATTCACCCTTGCCATCACAGATTCACTCAAGGACCTACAAAAGGCGAAGGAGGCCTTAGGTGCACTGTGGTTCTACTTCCGCAAACTTACAGACGATGGTTGCTTCAAGTCTGAGAGCCTCAGGGCTTTTCATCAGGCCATGGTGGACAATGTGGAGGGTTGGATTGTCGCCCTCTCCAAACTTCGTCGACGGGGCACGGCTCTTCAAAAGGCCCTAATCCAACTTGGCTTGGCGACTACCGAAATGCAACGACGGGTGGGGATAGCGAGTAGAAAGGACGTG CAATCGTTTATTAAACATACCAGCAAGGCCCCAGATCGAAATAAGTCAGTCAAACAAAGAATTTTTGACAGAGGACAGCCGATCTCAGAAAAACCTCTTCCTCTTGATCCATTATCGAAGTCAAAGAGGACACCAACAGCTTCCAAACAGTTTGAGAGTCCTCCTTCCACAGCTAAAACCCAAACCAGCATCCCTGCGGACCAACCCATCCCAAGCGATGGCATCCGGCGCAGGATCATGAGTCGGGCCAAATCATGCAATGTTCTCCCAGCAGAAGCTGGCACAGGCGCCAGCAACGAACCACCACCCGTTCCATCGACACCCGGCAGGCTCAAACGGCAGCTCTCGAAGCACTTCCTACCCAAACGATCTGTCAGCGAGAAACTCCAAGCTCGACCGAAAACAGCACCTTCACAGCCCTCACGACTCTCACGCAACATCTCCATAGAACAACTCCGGGCATTCTGCGCCACTCCACGCCCTCGAACTGGACAATCCACCGTCAAATCACCCACACACGCGCGACAGGAGGCCCACAACCAACTTGCGAGTGGCCAGGAGACCATGAAGAACCAGATATCCCAGTTCCTCAAGACGGACCGCGTGGTTGAAGCCTGGGATAACGTATCCAAGACTGCGTGTTGTACCCCTCCGATCACCAAGACGAGGGACTGGCCCAGCAGCATCTTCCGGACCAAGTCTTCTACCACCCTAGAAAATAAAGGCAACACCAGCCTCCCCAGGCCGGACCTGCAACGGCAGATGTCCTGGGTacaggagaccttcgacgtATTACCTACATACTCGTTCAAAACCAAACCTGATATGTCGCCCCGGATCCATGTTCTATCGGTGCAGATGACCCACGAGGACACTAATTGGGTGGCTGAGAGGGAGACGAGTTTGGATCAGAAAAGTGAACACGGGTTGAGTATCACCGCGTTGCCGGCTGTACCGCCATCCATTCCATCGGTTAGTTAA
- a CDS encoding Chitin synthesis regulation, Congo red resistance, RCR protein produces MPVIHPRYCSGYYGDEDCYSTWDSWGRWVAFAVIVGVAFLLFFGFACFNARRRRTHGQRPIIGTGWMAPPPGPPPPNQPIYQQPPYGDPYYQQNAPPQYSPNPQHHGYFGAQSPPQQQGIELQQPPNAYGAHGYAPPPGPPPNGNKD; encoded by the exons ATGCCAGTCATACACCCTCGATATTG CTCTGGTTACTATGGAGATGAGGACTGCTATTCCACCTGGGATTCTTGGGGTCGTTGGGTAGCGTTCGCCGTGATCGTCGGTGTAGCCTTTCTACTCTTCTTCGGTTTTGC ATGCTTCAACGCACGCCGCCGCCGAACTCATGGTCAACGTCCTATCATAGGAACCGGGTGGATGGCTCCTCCTCCGGGACCTCCTCCGCCAAACCAACCAATCTACCAGCAACCTCCCTACGGCGATCCTTACTATCAGCAAAATGCGCCCCCACAATACAGCCCGAACCCCCAGCATCATGGCTACTTTGGTGCGCAAAGCCCACCACAACAGCAAGGCATCGAGTTGCAGCAGCCTCCGAATGCGTACGGTGCCCACGGATATGCGCCGCCTCCTGGTCCACCGCCCAACGGCAACAAGGACTAA
- a CDS encoding GINS complex, subunit Sld5, whose translation MECLGHSISAQHPAPPCIFLNATTSKPMDIDDILASVDRGPGVSPESAALDHQLLTRFWVAERAVSEVLPWPAPLMERIMDRVRIQIETIEDLAASSETTLPTMTNTHNPNLNLRLSILQTDLARSQYIVRSLLRVRLAKITKYSMHYLVLLASRNKNPLASQTQSTASSQNPNQQPEDSVPDLSELTDLAPLSEPESSFLHAHQTLLAGHYAGSFMGAFPRQLRRLDDNAGGTSMVQGPELREVVFVRCLGADVPVVVGGEEEEYETGITMRMGDVWVVRWEGVKGAWGRGEVELL comes from the exons ATGGAGTGCCTGGGGCACTCCATCTCCGCCCAACATCCCGCTCCGCCCTGCATTTTCCTCAATGCGACAACCTCCAAGCCCATGGATATCGACGACATTCTCGCATCGGTGGATCGCGGCCCAGGCGTCAGCCCAGAGTCTGCCGCGCTGGACCACCAGCTGCTCACGCGCTTCTGGGTGGCCGAACGCGCAGTGTCGGAGGTACTACCGTGGCCGGCGCCACTCATGGAGCGCATAATGGACCGTGTGCGGATACAG ATCGAAACAATCGAAGACCTAGCCGCGTCGTCAGAAACAACCCTCCCAACAATGACAAACACGCACAACCCCAATCTCAACCTCCGCCTCTCAATCCTCCAAACCGACCTCGCCCGCAGCCAATACATAGTTCGCAGTCTTTTACGAGTCCGACTAGCTAAAATAACAAAATACAGCATGCACTACCTAGTGCTGCTAGCCTCGCGCAACAAAAACCCCCTCGCATCGCAAACACAATCAACCGCCTCCTCGCAGAACCCGAACCAGCAGCCCGAGGACTCGGTACCGGACTTATCAGAGCTGACGGATCTGGCCCCGCTGTCGGAGCCAGAATCGTCGTTTCTGCATGCCCACCAGACGCTCCTGGCGGGCCACTACGCGGGGTCGTTTATGGGGGCATTCCCGCGCCAGCTACGGCGGTTGGATGATAATGCCGGTGGGACAAGTATGGTCCAGGGGCCGGAGTTGAGAGAGGTTGTTTTTGTTCGGTGTCTCGGGGCGGACGTTCCAGTTGTTGTTGGcggagaggaggaggaatATGAGACGGGGATTACGATGCGGATGGGGGATGTTTGGGTTGTGAGATGGGAAGGAGTTAAGGGGGCTTGGGGGAGAGGGGAGGTGGAATTGTTGTGA
- a CDS encoding Cullin, N-terminal, producing MAAMRARHKIRAPRRGVSHAKTEDFDSIWTVLSSSLTEINTKNASTLAFEEIYRHAYKIVLMMRAPDLYEQVKQLEQDWLKSNVQTLIVDSISSSLVRAQKSTDAQDQSSERREAGEKFLTVLKDAWEDHQLGMGMVTDVLMYMDRMVASRTHPPIYVACMALFRDHILRARIRAGSALTVMDVLESTILFMIQLERSGHIIERPLIRHCIQMLEGLYETATEEESSKLYLTEFEPAFLKTSKEFYQAEGQRLLEMGDAATFCRLATQRITEEEERCRYMLSVATEPKVLELLDEQLIRNNIEEVVNLEGTGVRRMLDHDQLEGLRNVYMLNKRVDKKKQALTNMVNKRIVEMGKEINASSMLLPQAPPPSAEKNGEKEKKPEKGKDKEKPQNQQTASAIRWVDGILGLKRKFDNIWENAFAFDQGIQGSIGASFANFINLNSRNSEYLSLFFDENLKKGIKGKTENEVDVLLDNGITLLRYIKDKDLFETYYKKHLSRRLLMKRSVSMDAERQMISKMKLEVGNQFTQRIESMFKDMTISEDLTTSYKEHIARSGDRDQKPVDLEINVLTSTMWPMEIMASKEGTILLPCIFPREIETLKQSFERFYLDKHSGRKLSWQASMGTGDLRATFVRSSGKSQRYELNVSTYAMVILLLFNDIPDGEALTYDEIKTRTRIQDHDLIRNLQSLAVAPKTRVLKKDPMSKDVKPTDRFLFNHDFHSSFVKVRIGVVSGAANKVENQDQRKVTEKKMNDERNGTIEAAVVRIMKQRKTLTHSQLMTETLSQLSARFVPDVNMIKRRIESLIDREYLERVSEEPPTYGYVA from the exons ATGGCAGCAATGAGGGCTCGTCACAAGATTCGAGCTCCCCGAAGG GGAGTCTCACATGCCAAAACCGAAGATTTTGATTCTATATGGACAGTTCTCTCATCATCATTGACTGAAATCAATACCAAAAATGCCTCAACCCTGGCATTCGAAGAGATCTACCGCCATGCCTACAAAATCGTCTTGATGATGCGGGCTCCTGATCTTTATGAACAAGTCAAACAACTGGAGCAGGACTGGCTAAAAAGCAATGTTCAAACCCTTATTGTCGATTCAATTTCATCGAGCCTAGTGCGTGCGCAAAAATCCACCGACGCGCAGGACCAGTCGAGTGAGAGGAGGGAGGCGGGGGAGAAGTTTCTCACGGTGCTGAAGGATGCTTGGGAAGATCACCAATTGGGTATGGGTATGGTTACTGATGTTCTGATGTACATG GACCGTATGGTGGCAAGCCGTACTCACCCACCCATCTATGTTGCCTGCATGGCTCTATTCCGAGATCATATCCTGCGAGCTCGCATCCGTGCAGGCTCCGCTTTGACTGTTATGGATGTGCTCGAATCCACCATACTATTCATGATTCAGCTGGAACGTTCTGGGCATATCATTGAGCGGCCGCTCATCCGGCACTGCATCCAAATGTTGGAGGGTCTTTACGAAACTGCTACAGAGGAGGAGAGCTCAAAGCTTTATTTAACCGAGTTTGAACCGGCCTTTCTCAAAACGAGTAAGGAGTTCTACCAGGCAGAAGGGCAACGGCTGTTGGAAATGGGAGACGCTGCCACGTTTTGTCGACTCGCAACCCAACGGATCACTGAAGAGGAGGAACGGTGTCGTTACATGTTATCAGTCGCGACAGAGCCTAAGGTTCTCGAGTTGCTTGATGAGCAGCTAATCCGGAACAATATTGAAGAAGTTGTCAATCTCGAGGGAACCGGTGTTCGGCGCATGCTGGATCACGATCAGTTGGAGGGGCTACGGAATGTTTACATGCTCAATAAAAGAGTCGACAAAAAGAAGCAAGCTTTGACGAACATGGTCAACAAGCGGATTGTGGAAATGGGCAAAGAAATCAATGCTTCGTCTATGCTCTTACCACAAGCCCCACCCCCATCGGCAGAGAAAAATGgcgaaaaagagaaaaagccCGAGAAGGGGAAGGATAAGGAAAAGCCTCAAAACCAGCAAACAGCGTCAGCCATCCGCTGGGTCGATGGCATTCTCGGCCTCAAGCGGAAATTCGATAACATTTGGGAGAATGCCTTCGCCTTCGACCAGGGCATTCAAGGCTCAATTGGGGCCAGCTTCGCCAATTTCATCAATCTGAACTCGCGAAACTCTGAATATCTATCTCTCTTCTTTGATGAAAACTTGAAGAAGGGCATTAAGGGAAAAACAGAAAACGAGGTAGACGTTCTCCTAGACAACGGAATCACACTGCTGCGCTACATCAAGGACAAGGATCTATTTGAGACCTATTATAAGAAACATCTATCACGCCGTCTTTTGATGAAACGCTCTGTCAGCATGGATGCAGAAAGACAGATGATTTCCAAGATGAAGTTGGAGGTCGGCAACCAGTTTACTCAACGCATTGAGTCCATGTTCAAGGATATGACCATATCGGAGGATCTCACCACCAGCTACAAGGAGCATATTGCGCGCAGTGGTGATCGGGACCAGAAACCCGTGGATCTGGAGATCAACGTTCTCACTAGCACCATGTGGCCGATGGAAATCATGGCAAGCAAAGAGGGAACAATCCTCTTACCTTGCATTTTCCCACGGGAGATTGAAACACTGAAGCAAAGCTTCGAGAGATTTTATCTCGACAAGCACAGCGGTCGCAAACTGTCATGGCAAGCTAGCATGGGCACTGGCGATCTTCGAGCCACTTTCGTACGCTCCAGTGGAAAATCCCAGCGCTATGAACTCAACGTGTCAACGTATGCTATGGTTATCTTGCTCCTATTCAACGATATCCCAGATGGTGAAGCTCTTACATATGACGAAATCAAAACTCGCACCCGGATCCAAGACCACGACCTAATCCGCAACTTGCAATCGCTCGCCGTTGCCCCAAAGACTCGAGTTCTGAAGAAGGATCCTATGAGCAAGGACGTCAAGCCCACCGACCGCTTCCTTTTCAACCATGATTTCCACAGCTCCTTTGTGAAAGTGCGCATCGGAGTAGTTAGCGGCGCTGCGAATAAGGTCGAAAACCAAGATCAGCGCAAGGTCActgaaaagaagatgaatgaCGAGCGCAACGGTACCATCGAAGCTGCCGTCGTCCGCATCATGAA ACAACGCAAAACGCTTACTCATTCTCAACTAATGACTGAAACCCTTTCGCAACTCTCCGCTCGCTTTGTTCCAGACGTCAATATGATCAAGCGTCGCATTGAGAGTCTAATTGACCGCGAATACCTGGAGCGAGTCTCGGAAGAACCCCCCACCTACGGGTATGTCGCATAA
- a CDS encoding Mitochondrial import protein Zim17, putative yields the protein MRPFTLRLRPLNALVSQAQSYTSVTRTQSLRFLSLPSLSTLSARPSDLLPCPHRILSQTQLRYNSRAPRPLTESPKSQAEQEAEWEALNQERRKNEEAYRITFTCKPCGHRSAHRMSKQGYHRGTVLIQCPSCDSRHIMSDHLGVFFEKKTTLEDILKEKGQTLTHGHMEGNLEFWEDGSVKSYDLEGKEILGARDDDKST from the coding sequence ATGCGCCCTTTCACCTTGCGTCTCCGCCCATTAAATGCCCTTGTGTCGCAAGCGCAGTCATACACTTCTGTTACGCGCACACAATCCTTACGATTCCTCTCATTACCATCCCTCTCTACGCTCTCAGCTCGCCCATCAGATCTCCTCCCTTGCCCGCACCGCATCCTCTCCCAGACCCAACTCCGATACAACTCCCGCGCTCCTCGCCCTCTCACTGAATCACCCAAGAGCCAGGCGGAGCAAGAGGCTGAATGGGAAGCTTTGAACCAGGAGCGTCGCAAAAATGAGGAAGCCTACCGCATTACATTTACCTGCAAGCCATGTGGTCATCGCTCTGCGCACCGCATGTCCAAGCAAGGCTACCACCGTGGAACTGTCCTTATCCAATGTCCCTCATGTGACTCGCGCCATATCATGAGTGATCACCTTGGTGTCTTCTTTGAAAAGAAGACAACGCTAGAGGATATTTTGAAGGAGAAGGGTCAGACATTGACCCATGGCCACATGGAGGGTAACCTGGAATTCTGGGAGGATGGGTCTGTGAAGAGCTATGACTTGGAGGGTAAGGAGATCCTAGGAGCACGCGATGATGATAAATCGACTTGA